One genomic window of Amphiura filiformis chromosome 3, Afil_fr2py, whole genome shotgun sequence includes the following:
- the LOC140147077 gene encoding tetratricopeptide repeat protein 22-like yields MTTTTVEMTTTVEPGFAKLPLDVNTEHFDTDDVAKYRYKVLENYLQEKIDRPERHAVRNLLGFIDARLKRYEKAIEILSKVLEEDQDNVNALANLQWVYKTRGSDNDSRQDEIAERLDDLRPMLDIVDSPRAKVIKARYLTEQGYAICNGITRRTHDAHANASAMYDEALELAENLVSIEEKTDWRLGSARAKDKILHMKVKSNDFASTDVDLEKQLIEHFEVVLKNGDDNMKAEVWVKLGTLFRYFATMSKYERNASDAAKPADTNPPECIKGKCEFLACYLQPLTCYDKALEFRPKHAQILRQKAQMMKQMIFVDIKSTTLNNEDALSGYKSALSLLDESIEADSSLMNHYAFSLRGDIYLNMYVNIFQKGRDAKSHLNKAIDGYEISTKMHAVPEDYRQLGEIWRLMADHSVGTKRKECLEKALEYYTRATQMDESLGFVNVFTQWKRGECCLVLGNYTEAGECYKLAISNSMTNEEYLVRNYSRLFYTYLLRLHDDNQQANEALVKEATDWLQKAIGKFGEVVAAEKCIKFNIKYRDKDILRRLHMFIDICQDEGEVELALFCRKAYPYVY; encoded by the coding sequence ATGACCACAACAACGGTAGAAATGACAACAACGGTAGAACCAGGCTTCGCAAAACTTCCCCTTGATGTTAACACCGAACACTTCGACACTGACGATGTAGCAAAATACAGATATAAAGTCCTTGAAAACTATCTGCAAGAAAAGATAGATCGACCTGAACGCCACGCAGTCAGAAATCTTCTAGGATTCATCGATGCCAGGTTGAAGCGGTATGAAAAAGCGATTGAAATCTTGAGCAAAGTGCTTGAGGAGGATCAGGATAACGTGAATGCGCTCGCGAATTTGCAGTGGGTGTATAAGACCAGAGGTAGCGACAACGATTCACGGCAAGATGAAATCGCAGAAAGATTAGATGACCTGAGGCCAATGCTGGACATAGTTGATAGTCCGCGGGCCAAAGTTATAAAAGCACGGTACCTTACGGAGCAAGGTTATGCAATATGCAATGGCATTACTCGCCGTACTCATGACGCACATGCGAATGCGTCTGCGATGTACGACGAGGCTCTCGAGTTGGCGGAAAATCTTGTTTCAATAGAAGAAAAAACCGATTGGAGGCTAGGGTCAGCGAGAGCTAAAGataaaatattgcacatgaaAGTAAAAAGTAATGATTTTGCAAGCACAGATGTTGATCTCGAGAAGCAACTCATTGAACACTTTGAAGTGGTTTTAAAGAATGGAGATGATAACATGAAAGCAGAGGTGTGGGTAAAACTGGGGACACTATTTCGGTACTTCGCAACGATGTCTAAGTATGAAAGGAATGCAAGTGACGCCGCTAAGCCTGCTGACACCAACCCTCCCGAATGCATTAAAGGAAAATGCGAATTCCTCGCCTGTTACTTACAACCTCTCACTTGTTATGATAAGGCTCTAGAATTCAGACCCAAACATGCTCAGATTTTAAGGCAGAAAGCACAAATGATGAAGCAGATGATTTTCGTCGACATCAAATCGACGACACTAAATAATGAGGATGCCTTGAGTGGTTATAAATCTGCCCTGAGTCTACTTGATGAGTCCATTGAGGCCGATAGTTCATTGATGAATCACTACGCTTTCTCATTACGGGGTGACATATACCTCAACATGTATGTAAATATCTTCCAAAAAGGAAGAGATGCAAAGAGTCATCTTAATAAAGCTATTGATGGATACGAAATATCCACAAAGATGCATGCTGTACCCGAAGACTATCGACAGTTGGGTGAGATTTGGCGCCTTATGGCAGATCACTCGGTTGGGACGAAGAGAAAGGAATGCTTGGAAAAGGCACTAGAGTATTACACGCGTGCAACACAGATGGACGAGTCATTAGGATTTGTCAACGTTTTCACTCAATGGAAACGAGGAGAATGCTGTCTGGTACTGGGTAATTACACAGAAGCAGGCGAATGCTACAAATTAGCCATCAGCAATTCTATGACCAATGAAGAATATCTAGTACGAAATTACTCGAGACTATTTTATACATACCTGCTTCGGTTACACGATGATAATCAGCAAGCCAACGAAGCACTCGTAAAGGAAGCTACTGATTGGTTGCAAAAGGCGATTGGCAAGTTTGGTGAAGTAGTCGCTGCCGAGAAGTGCataaaatttaatataaaataccGTGACAAAGATATTTTACGCAGGCTTCATATGTTTATTGACATTTGTCAAGATGAAGGAGAGGTCGAGCTAGCTTTATTTTGTCGAAAAGCATATCCATACGTATATTGA
- the LOC140148098 gene encoding uncharacterized protein — translation MPANINRLVTSLAISLVWTVILVAAGPHGAHLPEECGTRSPHLSRPQPRIFRGRDAPTGAWPWLGRIDIGESFYCHTVLISRHWALAELDCVIDENSVVIFGVTDQDDQSSARQEFGILRVYTNPEAVNAGPNEENQLTMIRLDNPANITDYVRPICINRLVDEWDMYENCWIAGWGDLNNYDEEKPRILQEAPSGVLTPEVCRNQNAAIGKPIHDSEICGLAGGNADGLNNPRACTTERGAPMMCSNDNQNWYVVGLLTSQGFACGNNTSIYTRVSYQTEFIDAIINRVAACEEPDYLCSDGITCVFPEELCDGTEQCPAGDDEVTCEVPQCMDTTCRNGGTCTDNEDGYTCECPIGWSGIQCETVDCGENISIPIGTAVNLSSPFYPNDYPGRLQCEWTVTAPEGYKVLVEFMDVDLQVSYDFLYLNDTYFSADPGKNFTSSSEILDIRLTSDPGVAGRGFLLKLSAVDVAGVDECSSSPCYNDATCTDETDGFSCQCQAPWAGRICYVPDEDQFCGDQDVILAPDTSRNITSFDYPNINSYRARYRCKVIITAPPGRKIYVDFQDLGLYPAADILYLNNYIFTGFETPNKGFISDGNHLELGYYNWGTGISYGFHVVVSDYLPPGGDECISEPCQNGGQCLENDSGFTCKCRRGFTGKFCQTGLSRCGRNHFQCKNGRCIKASDVCDRRNNCGDGSDEVNCECEFHCYNRRCIPQRYVCDTMNNCGDWTDELRPNC, via the exons ATGCCTGCCAATATCAACAGACTGGTAACATCGTTAGCGATCTCCTTAGTCTGGACCGTGATTCTGGTTGCTGCGGGCCCGCATGGCG CTCATTTGCCGGAAGAATGTGGTACAAGATCGCCACATCTGTCTCGACCGCAACCCAGAATCTTCCGTGGTAGAGACGCTCCGACGGGGGCTTGGCCGTGGCTGGGAAGAATAGATATTGGAGAGTCGTTTTATTGCCACACGGTACTCATCAGTAGACATTGGGCCTTGGCTGAATTGGATTGTGT GATAGACGAAAACTCGGTAGTTATATTCGGAGTTACAGATCAAGATGATCAGTCATCGGCTCGTCAAGAATTTGGGATTCTGAGAGTTTACACAAACCCAGAAGCGGTCAATGCAGGGCCAAACGAAGAGAATCAACTAACCATGATTCGTCTGGACAATCCCGCGAATATTACTGACTATGTCCGTCCAATCTGTATAAATCGGCTCGTGGATGAATGGGATATGTACGAAAACTGTTGGATCGCTGGATGGGGAGACTTAAATAATTATG ATGAAGAGAAACCCAGGATTCTACAAGAAGCTCCGTCCGGAGTGCTTACACCAGAAGTATGTCGCAATCAGAACGCAGCTATCGGAAAACCGATTCACGATTCGGAAATATGCGGTCTTGCAGGAGGAAATGCGGATGGATTAAACAACCCAAGGGCTTGCACA ACTGAACGTGGAGCTCCGATGATGTGCTCCAACGATAATCAGAATTGGTATGTTGTCGGACTACTAACAAGCCAAGGGTTTGCTTGTGGCAACAATACTTCTATATACACCCGAGTTTCGTATCAAACTGAGTTCATTGATGCAATAATCAATCGCGTAGCAG CTTGTGAGGAGCCTGACTATCTATGTAGTGACGGAATTACATGTGTATTTCCGGAAGAGTTGTGTGACGGCACAGAACAATGTCCAGCGGGTGACGATGAAGTGACTTGCGAAG TGCCACAGTGCATGGACACTACTTGTCGTAATGGAGGGACGTGTACAGACAATGAAGATGGCTACACATGTGAGTGTCCCATTGGATGGAGTGGAATACAATGTGAAACAG TTGACTGTGGTGAAAATATCTCAATCCCCATCGGGACAGCTGTTAATCTCAGCTCACCATTCTATCCTAACGACTATCCCGGTAGACTTCAATGTGAATGGACGGTGACGGCACCAGAAGGATACAAAGTTCTGGTGGAGTTCATGGATGTTGACCTGCAAGTTTCTTACGATTTTCTGTACCTCAATGATACGTATTTCTCCGCTGACCCTGGGAAAAATTTTACTTCTTCGAGTGAAATCTTGGACATCAGACTCACCAGTGACCCTGGCGTAGCCGGAAGAGGATTTCTGTTgaagctatctgcagtagatgttgCAG GAGTTGATGAGTGTTCTTCATCCCCTTGCTACAATGACGCAACATGCACTGATGAAACTGACGGATTTTCTTGTCAATGCCAAGCACCATGGGCTGGGAGAATATGTTACGTTCCAGATGAAG ATCAATTTTGTGGAGATCAAGACGTCATTCTAGCTCCTGACACTTCTCGCAATATCACGTCGTTTGATTACCCCAATATAAATTCTTATAGAGCCAGGTATAGATGTAAGGTGATCATTACCGCACCTCCAGGCAGGAAAATCTACGTAGACTTCCAAGACCTCGGGCTTTATCCAGCAGCAGATATATTGTATCTCAACAATTACATCTTCACCGGTTTCGAAACCCCTAACAAAGGGTTCATCTCGGATGGAAATCATCTGGAGTTGGGATATTACAATTGGGGTACAGGTATCAGCTATGGATTCCATGTAGTGGTATCTGATTATCTACCACCGG GTGGTGACGAGTGTATAAGtgaaccatgtcaaaatggcgGACAATGTCTTGAAAACGACAGCGGATTTACCTGTAAATGCAGACGGGGATTCACTGGGAAGTTTTGCCAGACTG GGTTATCCCGTTGTGGTCGTAATCACTTTCAATGTAAGAATGGACGATGCATTAAAGCCTCCGATGTATGCGATCGACGAAACAACTGTggtgatggcagtgatgaagtgAACT GTGAATGCGAATTTCACTGCTACAACAGGCGATGTATTCCACAACGTTATGTCTGTGACACAATGAACAATTGTGGTGACTGGACGGATGAACTACGTCCAAATT GTTAA